Proteins co-encoded in one Bacillus paramycoides genomic window:
- a CDS encoding monovalent cation:proton antiporter family protein: MEHHTSVLSLMVVVAIAFFVPLLLQRFKLKALPVVVAEIIAGIFVGKSGFNIIEPDMWLQVLSTLGFIFLMFLSGLEIDFSIFKQKGKKNTTNEPNTFQAASIIFFFIFILSYALSLLFVWLGFVDNAMFMTLIISTISLGVVVPTLKENNLGKTAIGQIILLVAVIADLVTMILLAVFVGLNSESGQSMWLLLLLFGAGIVIYFVAKRFKNIPYLDSLKAGSVQIDTRAVFALILILVGLSESVGAENILGAFLAGVLVSLLSPNEDMVEKLDSIGYGFFIPIFFVMVGVNLEVWSIFKEPSSMLMIPILIVGLFISKLLPSLVLRKWYPRNIVLGSAILLTSTLSLVIAAAQIGEKLGIISPSLSASLILSAVITCIFAPILFKKMFPKVETSKPKVSIIGASRITLPLSLDLKREDYDVTLYMMRQNKINDEEAKSHDFPIVKLDDITIASLTEQTAFNADRVVVATSDDEQNLLLAEHAKELGVEHVIASVEDPLLQEKATQEHIAVFSTINSTRILLRALIDKPSLVRLITTANETVREVELRSNKYNGVALRRLPFLGDVLVIQIYRGNKALIPHGDTRLQHGDTLLVTGSKEHIDTLKSILE, translated from the coding sequence ATGGAACATCACACTTCTGTTCTATCACTTATGGTTGTCGTTGCAATCGCGTTTTTCGTTCCCCTTTTGTTACAACGCTTTAAATTAAAAGCACTTCCTGTCGTTGTTGCAGAAATCATCGCAGGAATCTTTGTAGGTAAAAGTGGGTTTAATATTATTGAGCCAGATATGTGGCTTCAAGTCTTATCAACACTAGGATTTATCTTCCTTATGTTTTTAAGCGGTTTAGAAATTGATTTTTCTATCTTTAAACAAAAAGGGAAAAAGAATACGACAAACGAACCGAACACATTTCAAGCAGCAAGTATTATCTTCTTCTTTATTTTCATCTTATCTTATGCCCTATCATTACTATTCGTATGGCTAGGATTTGTAGATAATGCAATGTTCATGACTTTAATTATTTCAACTATTTCTTTAGGGGTTGTCGTACCGACATTAAAAGAGAATAACTTAGGAAAAACGGCAATCGGACAAATCATTTTATTAGTCGCTGTTATTGCAGATTTAGTTACAATGATTTTACTCGCTGTATTCGTCGGATTAAATTCTGAAAGCGGCCAAAGCATGTGGCTCCTTCTTCTTCTATTCGGCGCTGGTATTGTTATTTACTTCGTTGCAAAACGCTTTAAAAACATTCCATACTTAGATAGCTTAAAAGCTGGTAGTGTACAAATTGATACACGAGCTGTTTTTGCACTCATCTTAATATTAGTTGGGTTATCTGAATCCGTTGGAGCTGAAAATATTTTAGGTGCCTTCTTAGCAGGGGTACTCGTATCATTATTATCACCAAATGAAGATATGGTTGAAAAACTAGATTCTATCGGATATGGTTTCTTCATTCCTATTTTCTTCGTAATGGTCGGTGTAAATTTAGAGGTTTGGTCTATTTTTAAAGAACCTTCTAGCATGCTAATGATCCCAATTTTAATTGTGGGACTCTTTATCTCGAAGCTGCTACCATCACTCGTTTTACGAAAATGGTATCCACGTAATATCGTACTGGGAAGTGCCATCTTATTAACATCAACACTTTCTTTAGTTATTGCTGCTGCACAAATTGGTGAAAAACTAGGAATCATCAGTCCAAGTTTATCTGCTTCGCTTATTTTAAGTGCAGTTATTACTTGTATTTTTGCACCTATATTATTTAAAAAGATGTTCCCAAAAGTAGAAACATCAAAACCAAAGGTTTCTATTATTGGCGCGAGCAGAATTACCCTTCCGTTATCACTTGATTTAAAACGAGAAGATTATGACGTAACGCTTTATATGATGCGTCAAAATAAAATAAATGATGAGGAAGCAAAATCACATGACTTCCCTATCGTAAAATTAGATGACATCACAATCGCATCATTAACTGAACAAACAGCATTTAACGCAGACCGCGTTGTTGTTGCAACAAGTGATGATGAGCAAAACTTATTATTAGCAGAACACGCAAAAGAACTAGGTGTTGAACATGTTATTGCAAGCGTAGAAGATCCACTTCTACAAGAAAAAGCAACACAAGAGCATATCGCTGTATTCTCAACAATTAACTCTACACGTATTCTATTACGTGCACTTATTGATAAACCGAGTCTCGTTCGCTTAATTACAACAGCTAACGAAACGGTCCGTGAAGTTGAACTACGAAGCAATAAATATAACGGCGTGGCACTTCGCCGCCTTCCTTTTTTAGGTGATGTACTAGTCATTCAAATTTATCGTGGGAATAAAGCATTAATTCCACATGGTGATACGAGACTACAGCACGGTGATACATTACTTGTAACAGGTTCAAAAGAACATATCGATACACTAAAAAGCATATTAGAATAG
- a CDS encoding GNAT family N-acetyltransferase: MITVKNIEGSETYVLRQKILRPNQTLADCKYPSDYETDTFHLGAFINDELISIASFSKEIYPDLPTGIHYRLRGMATLPEFRNNRAGSSLIQKAEQVLQERQANILWCNGRITVADYYKRLGFQEHGEIFEIEPIGLHKVLYKRI, translated from the coding sequence ATGATTACCGTGAAAAATATTGAGGGATCTGAAACTTACGTATTACGTCAAAAAATTTTGCGCCCCAATCAAACATTAGCAGATTGTAAATATCCTTCCGATTATGAAACAGACACCTTCCACTTAGGTGCATTTATAAACGATGAACTAATTAGTATCGCTTCCTTCTCAAAAGAAATATATCCCGACTTACCAACGGGTATTCATTATCGTCTACGAGGAATGGCAACATTACCTGAATTTCGAAACAACCGTGCTGGAAGCTCCTTAATTCAGAAGGCGGAACAAGTCTTGCAAGAGCGTCAAGCAAATATATTATGGTGTAATGGCCGAATTACTGTAGCTGATTATTACAAACGCTTAGGCTTCCAGGAACATGGTGAAATCTTTGAAATTGAACCGATTGGCCTTCATAAAGTACTATATAAAAGAATATAA
- a CDS encoding DUF4022 family protein, whose amino-acid sequence MRVDHIMSIVTLALLLLAEILVAIILIGVSIEICSYGWKKSNGIKYSCLLLSLLLGTASILGLLAAPAYFFIQLTEKAL is encoded by the coding sequence ATGAGGGTGGATCACATTATGTCTATTGTAACTTTAGCTCTTTTATTATTAGCGGAAATACTCGTTGCCATTATTCTCATCGGTGTTAGTATTGAAATTTGTAGTTACGGATGGAAAAAATCGAATGGAATAAAATATTCGTGCCTCCTACTTTCACTCCTTCTTGGAACTGCTAGCATACTCGGACTTCTCGCCGCACCTGCCTATTTCTTTATACAATTAACAGAAAAAGCCTTATAA